A stretch of Leptospira andrefontaineae DNA encodes these proteins:
- a CDS encoding DUF2203 domain-containing protein translates to MERKIWTYEEARKILPYVRSITEEFYETVGKVHQELKNGLYQENEQEARETKVEELLVEWSGKIRELGIEVKGLWLVDFDNGKGYYCWHLGEEDLLFEHGYDEGFAGRKPIQNIDEDYE, encoded by the coding sequence ATGGAACGTAAGATCTGGACATACGAAGAAGCACGTAAAATTCTACCCTATGTCCGGTCCATCACGGAAGAATTTTACGAAACCGTTGGAAAGGTTCACCAAGAACTGAAAAACGGTTTATACCAAGAGAATGAACAAGAAGCCAGAGAAACCAAAGTTGAAGAACTATTGGTAGAATGGTCCGGAAAGATCCGGGAACTTGGTATAGAAGTCAAAGGGCTTTGGCTTGTAGACTTCGACAACGGAAAAGGTTATTATTGTTGGCATCTGGGAGAAGAGGATCTTCTTTTCGAACACGGATACGACGAGGGTTTTGCAGGACGCAAACCGATCCAAAACATAGACGAGGATTACGAATAA
- a CDS encoding fatty acid desaturase family protein yields MEASIQIRDLPFAKNRILSLTVLFLFISFHFLLPVGLLLSSFPNWAAWVFAAALGPVSYTFWNLIHESIHGNFSNERKQNHFWGRFLCIVFGAPYSVLKCSHLMHHKFNREPGDRIEFYDPNSRKPRWFQSLNYYFRITVATYIFEVGSGLLLSLPSRWTRQTVDRFIEYPIEEGFFKWIYRPEILEELRKDILWILIFYIPSFWLFGSNWPLLVFLLLSRSFFISFFDNAYHYGKEINDKNSAFNLTLPKTVSAFFLHFNYHRIHHRFPGCSWDRLPKQMEVCGETWDKSFIKQAWSQWGGLLEPLDGKISK; encoded by the coding sequence ATGGAAGCTTCTATACAGATCAGGGACCTACCATTTGCGAAAAATAGAATACTTTCGCTTACGGTCCTATTTTTATTTATCAGCTTCCATTTTTTGTTACCAGTGGGTCTATTATTAAGTAGTTTTCCCAATTGGGCAGCTTGGGTTTTTGCCGCAGCTTTGGGGCCGGTGTCTTATACTTTTTGGAATTTGATCCATGAAAGTATTCATGGGAACTTTTCGAACGAAAGAAAGCAGAATCATTTTTGGGGAAGATTTCTTTGTATCGTGTTCGGGGCTCCATATTCGGTTCTGAAATGTAGTCATCTGATGCATCATAAGTTCAACAGAGAACCTGGTGATCGGATCGAATTTTATGATCCAAATTCTCGAAAGCCTAGATGGTTTCAGAGTTTGAATTATTATTTCAGAATTACTGTGGCGACTTACATTTTTGAAGTAGGTTCAGGGCTTTTACTTTCTCTGCCTTCTCGTTGGACAAGGCAGACAGTGGATCGATTCATCGAGTATCCTATTGAGGAAGGTTTTTTTAAATGGATCTATCGTCCTGAAATTTTGGAAGAATTAAGAAAGGATATATTATGGATTTTGATCTTCTATATTCCTTCTTTTTGGTTGTTCGGAAGTAATTGGCCTTTGTTGGTATTCCTACTTTTAAGCAGGTCCTTTTTTATATCATTTTTCGATAATGCGTATCATTACGGGAAAGAAATTAATGATAAAAATTCGGCCTTTAATTTAACTCTACCGAAAACGGTAAGTGCGTTTTTTTTACATTTTAATTATCATAGGATTCATCATAGATTCCCGGGTTGTTCTTGGGATCGATTACCGAAACAAATGGAGGTTTGCGGAGAAACCTGGGACAAAAGTTTTATTAAACAAGCATGGAGCCAATGGGGCGGGCTCTTAGAACCTTTGGATGGAAAAATTTCTAAATAA
- a CDS encoding LL-diaminopimelate aminotransferase, with translation MANINENYLKLKAGYLFPEIARRVKVYSEKHPNAKIIRLGIGDVTLPLAPSVVDALVSSSKEMGTPEGFHGYGPEQGYSFLLKAIADNDYAPLGVKLDESEIFVSDGSKCDCGNIQEIFSTDAKIAIGDPVYPVYVDTNVMAGRTGEAGPDGRYANLIYMPSTKENGFQPDFPKERPDLIYLCFPNNPTGTVASKESLKAWVEYAKKNNSIILYDSAYEAFISEPGVPRSIYEVEGAREVAIEFRSFSKTAGFTGLRCAYIVIPKELKGKTKDGQEVSIGQLWSRRHTTKFNGVSYVTQKAAEAIYSPQGKKEIRASIDTYMANAKLIREGLIKAGYEVFGGVNAPYIWLKTPNNLSSWDFFDQLLDKAQVVGTPGSGFGPAGEGYFRLSAFGKKDDVIEAIRRISAL, from the coding sequence ATGGCGAATATAAACGAAAATTATCTGAAATTAAAAGCGGGATATCTTTTCCCGGAGATCGCAAGAAGAGTAAAAGTTTATTCTGAAAAACATCCAAACGCAAAGATTATCCGACTAGGAATTGGAGACGTTACTCTTCCTTTGGCTCCATCCGTCGTGGATGCACTTGTTTCTTCTTCAAAAGAAATGGGAACTCCGGAAGGATTCCATGGATATGGGCCTGAACAAGGATATTCTTTCCTACTCAAGGCGATCGCAGATAATGATTATGCTCCTCTTGGTGTAAAACTGGATGAGAGCGAAATTTTCGTATCCGACGGATCCAAATGTGACTGCGGAAATATCCAAGAAATATTCTCTACAGATGCAAAGATCGCGATCGGAGATCCTGTATATCCAGTATATGTGGACACGAACGTAATGGCAGGAAGAACTGGGGAAGCAGGACCGGACGGAAGATACGCCAACCTGATCTATATGCCTTCTACAAAAGAGAATGGATTCCAACCGGATTTCCCTAAAGAAAGGCCGGACCTAATCTATTTATGTTTTCCTAATAATCCAACCGGAACTGTGGCTTCGAAAGAATCCCTAAAAGCTTGGGTGGAATACGCTAAAAAGAATAATAGTATCATTCTTTATGATTCTGCATATGAGGCATTTATCTCTGAACCGGGAGTTCCAAGATCTATTTACGAGGTAGAAGGAGCAAGAGAGGTCGCAATAGAATTCCGCTCCTTCTCCAAAACCGCAGGATTTACAGGACTTCGTTGTGCTTATATAGTAATTCCTAAAGAATTAAAAGGAAAAACAAAGGACGGCCAGGAAGTTTCTATAGGTCAACTTTGGAGCAGAAGACATACCACTAAATTCAACGGCGTTTCTTACGTGACCCAAAAAGCGGCCGAGGCGATCTATTCTCCTCAGGGAAAAAAAGAGATCCGAGCAAGCATCGATACTTATATGGCTAATGCCAAATTGATCCGAGAGGGACTCATCAAAGCAGGATACGAAGTATTCGGTGGGGTGAATGCTCCTTATATCTGGCTCAAAACTCCTAATAATCTTAGCTCTTGGGACTTCTTCGACCAATTATTAGACAAGGCTCAGGTGGTAGGAACTCCAGGCTCCGGTTTCGGACCTGCGGGAGAAGGTTATTTCAGACTTTCCGCCTTCGGGAAAAAAGACGACGTGATCGAAGCAATCCGTCGAATTAGCGCTCTGTAA
- a CDS encoding MBL fold metallo-hydrolase, with translation MLQEVQNNNMSLIFHSATLLLAISFFYCFPLDPERVKSPSYKEGRYHNLDPDEELQGKSPLAILRWKLWGPKDPPAVEGLTEELPTVLERNSKDLVAPEGKVRVVWFGHATVWISSTKNGKTVNVLTDPIFEAPILVTRLVKLPIPKEDLPPVDFVVVSHAHRDHLDRDTLRYLRSKNPNLQILLPSGMKSFSEEENLGSTVSQELDQVTTKESVKITFLPAHHWSRMGISDTNQYFWGSYSLEAQGKIIYFAGDTGYSSHFKNISERLGKPVDLALLPIGAYKPRWFMKYAHIGPEEALMATKDLNAKSFAPIHWGTFPLGDDLPKEPVLDLKQRLSFPNSPDTKGINPPSDGISWGTKDGVKIVPWTIGSGIDLE, from the coding sequence ATGTTACAAGAGGTCCAAAACAACAATATGAGTTTAATATTCCATTCCGCGACTCTCTTACTCGCAATTTCATTTTTCTATTGTTTTCCATTGGATCCAGAGAGGGTAAAGTCCCCCAGTTATAAAGAAGGTAGATATCATAATTTAGATCCGGATGAAGAATTACAGGGAAAGTCCCCCTTGGCCATATTACGTTGGAAGCTCTGGGGACCTAAAGATCCGCCTGCAGTAGAAGGTCTCACCGAAGAACTTCCTACAGTATTGGAAAGAAACTCTAAAGACCTAGTCGCTCCGGAGGGAAAAGTAAGAGTGGTATGGTTCGGACATGCCACAGTTTGGATCTCTTCTACAAAAAATGGAAAAACGGTAAACGTTCTAACAGATCCTATCTTTGAGGCTCCTATTCTGGTCACAAGACTAGTCAAACTTCCAATTCCAAAAGAGGATCTTCCTCCGGTGGACTTTGTAGTAGTAAGTCATGCTCATAGAGACCATTTGGACCGAGATACATTACGCTACTTGAGAAGTAAAAATCCGAACTTGCAGATACTTCTTCCCTCCGGAATGAAATCATTTTCGGAAGAAGAAAATTTAGGATCTACAGTTTCCCAAGAGTTGGACCAAGTTACCACTAAAGAATCCGTAAAGATCACATTCCTTCCTGCGCATCATTGGAGCAGAATGGGAATCTCAGATACGAACCAATACTTCTGGGGAAGTTATTCCTTAGAAGCTCAGGGAAAGATCATCTACTTTGCGGGGGATACCGGATATTCTTCACATTTCAAAAATATCTCGGAACGTTTAGGAAAACCTGTCGATCTTGCACTTCTTCCTATCGGAGCTTATAAGCCTAGATGGTTTATGAAATATGCGCATATCGGACCCGAGGAAGCTTTGATGGCGACTAAGGACCTAAATGCAAAATCATTCGCTCCTATCCATTGGGGGACATTCCCTTTAGGAGATGATCTACCTAAGGAACCTGTGTTGGACCTCAAACAAAGATTATCCTTCCCTAATTCTCCAGATACAAAAGGGATCAATCCTCCATCCGACGGAATTTCCTGGGGAACTAAGGATGGGGTCAAAATTGTACCGTGGACTATCGGAAGCGGGATAGACTTGGAATGA
- the pyrB gene encoding aspartate carbamoyltransferase, whose amino-acid sequence MAYEHKNILDTDQFSKEDLDFLVERTREMERLVEQNKAFGILEGKLLASLFFEASTRTRLSFEAAMERLGGRVISTVGFQFSSISKGETLYDTMKMVEAYADIAVIRHPVEGSSRIAAGAVKIPVINAGDGAGQHPTQALLDLYTIISEKGKLDGLTLAFIGDLKYGRTIHSLINLLRHYKVHLYLISPPELSLPESYKKGLAGFPITFEESDDIKKVWECDIAYVTRIQEERFPDHKEYERLKESFKLNKELILASKKETTVLHPLPRVNELSTDVDDLPNAAYFRQAKYGVVSRMTLLCLSLGVRF is encoded by the coding sequence ATGGCGTACGAGCATAAGAATATCCTGGATACGGACCAGTTCTCCAAAGAGGATCTGGACTTTTTAGTCGAGAGAACTCGAGAGATGGAAAGGCTGGTGGAGCAAAATAAGGCCTTTGGAATTTTAGAAGGCAAACTTCTGGCTTCTCTTTTTTTCGAAGCTTCTACAAGGACCAGACTTTCATTCGAAGCTGCCATGGAAAGATTGGGTGGAAGGGTAATCTCCACTGTAGGTTTCCAATTTTCTTCCATCTCAAAGGGCGAGACCTTATACGATACCATGAAAATGGTAGAAGCTTATGCAGACATCGCGGTGATCCGACATCCTGTGGAAGGTTCCTCCAGAATTGCAGCCGGTGCGGTCAAAATCCCAGTCATCAACGCGGGAGATGGAGCAGGTCAACATCCCACCCAAGCGCTTCTGGATCTATATACGATCATTTCCGAAAAAGGAAAATTGGACGGGCTCACTCTTGCATTCATTGGCGATCTGAAATATGGAAGAACGATCCATAGTTTGATCAATCTTCTACGCCATTATAAAGTTCATCTTTACTTGATTTCTCCTCCGGAACTTTCTCTTCCTGAGTCTTATAAGAAGGGGCTTGCAGGATTTCCTATCACTTTCGAAGAATCTGACGATATCAAAAAAGTTTGGGAATGCGATATTGCTTATGTGACTCGCATCCAAGAAGAAAGATTTCCGGACCATAAAGAATACGAAAGATTAAAAGAATCCTTCAAGTTGAACAAAGAATTGATACTCGCATCTAAAAAAGAAACTACAGTACTTCATCCTCTTCCAAGAGTGAATGAACTCTCTACAGATGTGGATGATCTTCCGAACGCAGCGTACTTTCGTCAGGCAAAGTATGGAGTAGTAAGCAGAATGACGTTACTCTGTCTTTCCCTGGGCGTTCGTTTTTAA
- the ruvA gene encoding Holliday junction branch migration protein RuvA — MISGLQGSIRKLEVGTVNLDVHGVTYEIVISFKTYWELKEFQTSAKEVRLHIHHSITERGQKLFGFLHERDKEFFKVMKGLHGIGEMTALKVLSFFSPWELHKIASSGEAKDLEKIPKVRAKTSEKIFFEVKQNLKKLELFLEAGSEDPSIPETSKERLPSPEDRFKETAVQALVQLGFEDKSALKEVEKVLKKQSFTDTGELIREILKNL; from the coding sequence ATGATCTCCGGACTACAAGGTTCCATCCGAAAACTGGAAGTAGGTACCGTGAACTTAGATGTTCACGGAGTAACTTACGAAATCGTAATCTCATTCAAGACCTATTGGGAATTGAAAGAATTCCAAACTTCTGCAAAAGAAGTAAGGCTACATATCCATCATTCCATTACTGAAAGAGGCCAAAAACTTTTTGGATTCCTACACGAAAGAGATAAAGAATTTTTCAAAGTAATGAAGGGCCTACATGGGATAGGAGAAATGACTGCACTCAAAGTACTTTCTTTCTTCAGTCCCTGGGAATTACATAAGATCGCTTCTTCGGGAGAAGCAAAAGACTTGGAAAAAATTCCCAAAGTCAGAGCCAAAACATCTGAAAAAATATTTTTCGAAGTAAAACAAAATCTTAAAAAACTGGAATTGTTTTTAGAAGCAGGCTCGGAGGATCCATCGATCCCGGAAACTTCCAAAGAAAGACTTCCTTCACCAGAAGATCGTTTCAAAGAAACTGCAGTCCAAGCGCTTGTTCAATTAGGATTTGAAGATAAATCAGCTCTCAAAGAAGTGGAGAAGGTCCTAAAAAAACAAAGTTTTACGGATACAGGAGAACTGATCCGAGAAATATTAAAAAATCTTTAA
- a CDS encoding efflux RND transporter permease subunit yields the protein MRTIIQSFIHNRLFMYLGVIFIVAAGGMSLCGLRRDAFPNVDMKQLVITTKFPGASPADVELRVTYPIEEKIKEIDGIDEIRSFSRNSVSDIDVRVSLEEKNPEKVLDEIRRAVDNAISDFPPQVTEKPKITERKSGSFPIMDFSVYGGKDEIELHTIAEFIELELEKIPGIARVDVFGKRDREWHILVNADRLKQYQLDLSDITRTIRTRNINLPAGSVDSENAFDLRIDGEFKNPSEIGKIPVRTNDIFSTVRIGNLARVEDTFEYPRFLAIANGQQGLVLSVIKKERADAIEVADNVQARLKELEKIYPESIKTFKLNDEAKRTKNRLNVVSSNALIGFLIVFGILFLFLDFRTATLTSMSLPLSMLMTFAALPFFDVSFNMISMMGLIISLGMLVDNSIVISENIYTYLGEKMDKTSAALKGTTEMLVPIFGSYLTTVAAFLPMLFMAGIMGKFIWQIPLVVIIALTASLIESFLFLPARIAAFAKTPDELKRTSKFRKSLDAFFARMEERFADFVAFTIRNRNKSFFAIILIVMGSCGVMSQMDFILFPKEDIEIFLIKAEFPPSSRIFQTRDKMKYMEEILKKIPKEELVSYSTKIGVQQTDPDDPLSRFGENLGVIMVYLTPESKRVRKASEILASIEDDIRKTPGLSDVYLEEMAMAPPIGAPITIGVLGKDYEVLKKVSADLQSFLKGIKGVHSVRDDYRNGRKQMYIQLDEGLESFTGVSTFSAANMLRTAYDGERAGNVRQGKTKIYLRVMYDKNFRKNPEEVKSIPLRNKAGNITNLAKISRMDLKDSPELLSHRDFERAVTVNADIKIETGMTSREANQKVIDEFKPLIERQYPGVSIVFGGEEKDTQRSMASLGKAGLIALLGIFIILALTLQNVVRPILILSTIPLGFVGIVAGFVLSGKAFSFLAMIGIIGLAGVLVNASIVLVDCIDSIRKSSNAPLDEILLEASRRRFRPILLTTLTTVAGLLPTAYSVGGSDPVLIPMTLALGWGLGFGTLGSLLYVPVTLSVFSNLRAKLGFKTKPEPKHH from the coding sequence ATGAGAACGATAATACAATCTTTCATTCACAATAGACTCTTCATGTATTTGGGAGTCATATTCATTGTTGCCGCGGGGGGAATGTCACTTTGCGGTTTGCGCAGAGATGCTTTCCCGAATGTGGATATGAAGCAGCTCGTGATTACCACAAAATTCCCGGGAGCTTCTCCTGCGGACGTGGAATTACGGGTAACGTATCCGATCGAGGAAAAGATCAAGGAGATAGACGGTATAGATGAGATCCGTTCCTTCTCCCGTAACTCCGTTTCCGATATAGATGTTCGTGTAAGCTTAGAGGAGAAAAATCCTGAAAAAGTTTTGGATGAGATCCGAAGAGCGGTAGACAATGCTATCTCCGATTTTCCTCCTCAGGTAACTGAAAAACCTAAAATTACGGAAAGAAAATCAGGTTCATTCCCGATCATGGACTTCTCCGTTTATGGCGGTAAGGACGAGATTGAACTTCATACAATCGCTGAATTTATAGAACTGGAATTGGAAAAGATCCCGGGAATCGCTAGAGTAGATGTATTCGGAAAACGTGATAGAGAATGGCATATACTTGTAAATGCAGACAGATTGAAACAATACCAATTGGATCTTTCCGATATCACAAGAACGATCCGCACTCGTAACATCAATCTTCCTGCCGGTTCCGTGGATTCTGAGAATGCATTTGATCTTAGGATAGACGGAGAATTTAAAAATCCTTCCGAGATCGGAAAAATCCCGGTTCGAACCAATGATATATTTTCCACTGTTCGTATCGGTAATCTGGCAAGGGTTGAAGATACATTCGAATATCCTAGGTTCCTTGCGATTGCAAATGGGCAGCAGGGTTTGGTTCTTTCCGTTATTAAAAAGGAAAGAGCGGATGCAATTGAAGTTGCAGATAATGTCCAGGCTCGATTAAAGGAACTTGAAAAAATTTATCCTGAAAGTATTAAAACATTCAAATTAAACGATGAAGCAAAAAGAACCAAGAATAGATTGAACGTGGTTTCTTCCAATGCTCTCATCGGGTTCTTGATCGTTTTCGGGATCTTGTTTTTATTCTTAGATTTCAGAACTGCAACTCTGACCTCTATGTCATTGCCTCTTTCGATGTTAATGACATTCGCAGCACTTCCTTTCTTTGATGTTTCCTTCAATATGATCTCTATGATGGGACTTATCATTTCCCTCGGGATGCTCGTGGATAACTCCATCGTAATTTCGGAAAATATCTATACCTATCTAGGCGAGAAAATGGACAAAACATCCGCTGCCTTGAAAGGAACCACTGAGATGTTGGTCCCGATCTTCGGATCTTATCTCACTACCGTGGCCGCATTCCTCCCTATGTTATTCATGGCGGGGATCATGGGAAAATTTATTTGGCAGATCCCGCTCGTGGTAATCATCGCATTGACTGCGAGTTTGATTGAGTCTTTCTTATTTCTTCCGGCGAGAATTGCAGCATTTGCAAAAACTCCGGATGAATTGAAGAGGACTTCCAAGTTCAGAAAATCCTTGGATGCATTCTTTGCAAGAATGGAGGAAAGGTTTGCAGACTTTGTGGCTTTTACGATCCGAAATCGAAACAAGTCCTTCTTTGCGATCATACTGATAGTGATGGGCTCCTGTGGAGTAATGTCCCAGATGGACTTTATACTTTTCCCGAAAGAGGATATCGAGATCTTCCTGATCAAAGCAGAGTTTCCTCCTTCTTCTCGTATCTTCCAAACTAGAGATAAGATGAAGTATATGGAAGAGATCTTGAAGAAGATTCCAAAAGAAGAATTGGTGAGTTATTCCACTAAGATTGGTGTACAACAAACGGATCCGGATGATCCGCTTTCCAGATTCGGAGAGAACTTGGGAGTGATCATGGTATATCTCACTCCAGAATCTAAAAGGGTGAGAAAAGCCTCCGAAATATTAGCCTCCATCGAGGATGATATCCGGAAAACTCCGGGACTTTCAGATGTATATTTGGAAGAAATGGCGATGGCACCTCCGATCGGAGCACCTATCACGATCGGTGTATTAGGAAAAGATTATGAAGTCCTTAAGAAAGTTTCCGCTGATCTGCAATCCTTCTTAAAAGGAATTAAAGGTGTTCATTCTGTTCGAGATGATTATCGTAATGGACGAAAACAGATGTACATCCAGCTCGACGAGGGACTGGAAAGTTTTACTGGAGTGTCTACCTTCTCCGCCGCAAATATGCTTAGAACAGCATACGATGGAGAAAGAGCAGGTAATGTTCGCCAAGGTAAAACCAAAATTTATCTGAGAGTAATGTATGATAAGAACTTCCGTAAAAATCCGGAAGAAGTCAAAAGTATTCCTCTTAGGAACAAGGCTGGAAATATTACCAACCTGGCAAAAATTTCCAGAATGGATCTAAAAGATTCCCCTGAATTACTTTCTCATAGGGATTTTGAAAGAGCTGTCACTGTGAATGCTGATATCAAGATCGAAACAGGTATGACTTCGAGAGAAGCAAACCAAAAGGTAATCGACGAGTTCAAACCTTTGATCGAAAGACAATATCCTGGAGTTTCCATCGTATTCGGAGGAGAGGAGAAAGACACGCAAAGATCTATGGCCTCTCTCGGAAAAGCAGGACTCATTGCGTTACTCGGGATCTTTATCATTCTTGCATTAACTTTGCAGAATGTTGTAAGGCCTATACTGATCTTGAGCACAATACCTCTTGGATTTGTGGGGATCGTAGCGGGTTTTGTATTATCCGGAAAAGCATTCAGCTTCTTAGCTATGATCGGTATCATTGGACTCGCCGGAGTTTTGGTAAACGCATCCATCGTGCTTGTGGATTGTATAGATTCTATACGCAAATCTTCCAATGCACCTTTGGATGAGATCTTACTCGAAGCGAGCCGCAGAAGGTTCCGCCCAATCTTGCTGACTACATTGACTACCGTTGCGGGACTTCTTCCTACAGCGTATAGTGTGGGTGGATCGGATCCGGTATTGATCCCTATGACATTAGCATTAGGTTGGGGACTTGGCTTCGGAACTCTGGGAAGTTTACTCTATGTTCCTGTAACACTTTCGGTGTTTTCAAATTTGAGAGCAAAGTTAGGATTTAAAACAAAGCCTGAGCCTAAGCATCATTAA
- a CDS encoding adenylate/guanylate cyclase domain-containing protein has translation MISRFNRFIDWVQLIGITQGLNDQEIRAIRTTGSTQFIIFIIPAFLAIPIYFTEPPETHLYSYSMLTIFLIALGVARYLLTKRRQTAAAVMTLVALNFEFTVLTVAQADDPAPLGFLVSSILPFLMILRTRTKTLWSLVILPVFFFLASQYYYRVFGGSAIFGPPRWIVPADYLMPPLVLLVIAMISIIYQFVKAVNKAEDKLSQEHAQSEKLLLNILPREVADELKQNGISKPRHFPSATVCFTDFEGFTKISESLGPSELVAELDRCFSYFDSLMDRYKLEKLKTIGDSYMFVGGIPNSSSTHAVDCVLAALEIQAFMNQMKEIKTSQNLPYWQLRLGIHSGDLVAGVIGEKKFAYDVWSDTVNTASRCESSGATGKINISGATYALVKDFFDCEYRGQIAAKHKGNIDMYFVQGLLPELHRAGEPRVPNSEFEKRYAALLSGAEKAEVGNAG, from the coding sequence ATGATTTCACGTTTCAACAGGTTCATAGATTGGGTACAATTAATCGGAATCACTCAAGGTCTCAATGACCAAGAGATACGCGCCATTCGTACCACTGGATCCACACAGTTCATAATATTTATAATCCCAGCTTTTCTAGCGATACCAATTTATTTCACTGAGCCCCCTGAAACACATTTATATTCCTATTCCATGCTCACCATCTTCCTGATTGCTCTTGGAGTTGCGCGGTACTTACTTACTAAGCGGAGACAAACAGCTGCAGCAGTTATGACACTTGTTGCTCTGAATTTCGAATTTACAGTTCTCACAGTAGCACAAGCGGATGACCCAGCACCGCTGGGATTTTTGGTCAGTTCTATTTTGCCGTTCCTGATGATTTTGCGAACTCGGACGAAAACTCTTTGGAGCCTTGTAATTCTTCCGGTCTTTTTTTTCTTAGCCTCTCAATATTATTATAGGGTATTTGGCGGGTCGGCGATATTCGGTCCTCCTAGATGGATTGTGCCTGCAGATTATCTGATGCCTCCTCTTGTTCTTTTGGTAATAGCTATGATTTCTATTATTTATCAGTTCGTAAAGGCGGTCAACAAAGCTGAGGACAAACTGTCTCAAGAACACGCTCAGTCTGAGAAACTTCTGCTTAATATTTTGCCGAGAGAAGTTGCAGATGAATTGAAGCAGAATGGGATCAGTAAACCTCGTCATTTTCCCTCCGCTACGGTTTGTTTCACTGATTTTGAAGGATTTACGAAAATTTCCGAATCCCTAGGGCCTAGCGAACTGGTCGCGGAGTTAGATCGATGCTTTTCCTATTTCGATAGTTTAATGGATCGATACAAGCTCGAGAAACTCAAGACCATCGGAGATAGTTATATGTTTGTGGGAGGAATTCCAAATAGCAGCTCTACTCATGCTGTGGACTGTGTTCTTGCAGCTCTCGAGATCCAAGCATTTATGAATCAAATGAAGGAAATTAAAACATCTCAGAATCTTCCATACTGGCAGCTTCGATTGGGAATTCATTCAGGAGACTTGGTGGCAGGAGTCATAGGCGAGAAGAAGTTTGCTTATGATGTTTGGAGTGATACTGTAAATACGGCGAGCAGATGTGAATCTTCGGGTGCCACAGGTAAAATCAATATTTCAGGTGCAACTTATGCGCTCGTCAAAGATTTCTTTGATTGCGAGTATCGTGGCCAAATTGCTGCAAAGCATAAGGGTAATATTGATATGTATTTTGTTCAAGGACTCTTGCCTGAATTGCATAGGGCAGGGGAGCCAAGGGTCCCAAACTCCGAATTCGAAAAACGTTACGCGGCTTTGCTATCGGGCGCAGAAAAGGCTGAAGTCGGAAATGCCGGCTAA